The Pseudomonas nunensis genome includes the window GCCGGGCAGTTAGACCGATCTGAGAACATGTTCAGTAATGGTATCTGCACATAACGATCTGTATCGCGCCATCTTCGATCGCATAGACCAAGCGATGCTCCGCTGTAATCCGGCGAGACCAGAAGCCGCTCAGATTGTATTTGAGCGGCTCAGGTTTTCCGGGGCCGCTGAAAGGCTCACGCTGGATCGCTTTGATCAAAAGGTTGATTCGTTTGAGCCCGGCTTTATCGTTTTGCTGGAACCATAAGTAGTCGTCCCAACCTTCAGGAGTGAACTCGATATTCATTCTTCGATAAGGCGCCTGGCCTTGGTTTTCCCTGCTCGCAGGTTGCCAATTGATTTGATCAAGCGTTCAGCATTGGCTGGGGATCGGAGCAAATATGCGGTCTCTTCGAGCGCGTTGTACTCTGCTAGTGACATCATCACCACCGGTTCGCCCTTCTGGCGAGTTACCAGCAAGGGCGCACGATCTTCATTGACCCGATCCATGGTTTCAGCCAAGTGTGCACGCGCAGTGGTGTAGTTGATGGTTTGCATGGTGTAGTCCTCGCTTAATGCAAAGAACGTACAGAAATGAGTACAGGATGACAAGGCGCTACCTACGAGTGGTCGTTGCGCAGATGAAGTATCTGCGCCTGCATTGAGTATCGCCGAAGGTTCGTCGAGACGTTTCCGTGACTCTTGTAATCCTGTTCCGATAATCATGTGGTGTATTTGTAGGCAATCTGAAGCGAATCACCCAGCCTGACGCGCCTTCTGTTTCCTCCGCCAATGCCGAACCAACGCAATCACCACCGCCAACACCAAGACCCCCAGCGCAATCGGCAGGCGATAAGGTTTCAAATTGCCCAACATTGTTTCCAGCGCCTCGCCAGCCCAATACCCGGCACTGGCGAACAGCGTGGCCCAGACCACCGCGCCCAAGGCATTCAGAAGCGAGAACCGCAGCGGCGACAAGCCGCTGGCCCCGATCACCACCGGCCCCACCAGACGCATGCCGTACAGAAAACGCACGGCAAATACCGAGGTCGATGGATAACGTGCGATCAGCCCCGTCACTCGATCGATCGCCGCTTGTTGCCGATGCAGGCGTGGCAGTAGCCGTCCACCAAAATAACGGCCGCTCCAGAACAGCAATTGATCGCCCAACATCCCGCCGAGGCTGGCCCAGCCAATCACTGGCCACAGGTGCAACAAGTGTTGATGAGCCGCCATCCCGCCCAGAATCAGAATGGTTTCGCCCTCCAGCAAACAGCCGAAGAACACCGCCCAATAGCCGTAAGTGCCGAGCAGGTAGTTGAGATCTATGTGTTCAAACACGGTCGCTCCCCCAGACTTTCCACCAACCGGACCAGATAGCCGTCCGGATC containing:
- a CDS encoding DedA family protein — encoded protein: MFEHIDLNYLLGTYGYWAVFFGCLLEGETILILGGMAAHQHLLHLWPVIGWASLGGMLGDQLLFWSGRYFGGRLLPRLHRQQAAIDRVTGLIARYPSTSVFAVRFLYGMRLVGPVVIGASGLSPLRFSLLNALGAVVWATLFASAGYWAGEALETMLGNLKPYRLPIALGVLVLAVVIALVRHWRRKQKARQAG
- a CDS encoding type II toxin-antitoxin system prevent-host-death family antitoxin gives rise to the protein MQTINYTTARAHLAETMDRVNEDRAPLLVTRQKGEPVVMMSLAEYNALEETAYLLRSPANAERLIKSIGNLRAGKTKARRLIEE
- a CDS encoding Txe/YoeB family addiction module toxin — encoded protein: MNIEFTPEGWDDYLWFQQNDKAGLKRINLLIKAIQREPFSGPGKPEPLKYNLSGFWSRRITAEHRLVYAIEDGAIQIVMCRYHY